The following proteins come from a genomic window of Herpetosiphonaceae bacterium:
- a CDS encoding RHS repeat-associated core domain-containing protein, whose product MLNGTGAGNFGWLSWTGKQDTPTLARSLTPPGDSQTYVNPDDPQDHHLSLGEWVRGTTGVGTSSAVRQALDQRLAVESIVPVWDTASGSGSGTRYHVVSFARVQLTAYQLPGQHRISARFLGWQICDDPALPKINQPPTVDAGPDQRIDDPAATVALTGTAEDDGLPANTVALTWSVVSGPGTVTVADPQAATTTATFSAPGVYELRLTASDGEAEASDTVLIVLLPDNQPPIVDAGPDQLIPSPLTILPLIGEVRDDGLPTTATLSVQWALVDGPGTVTFGTVDQPESTAAFSVPGVYTLRLTADDGLLTGADEVQITVARPTPTAAPTATATVTPTPTNTPTPTNTPTPTPTPINQPPFVDAGADQTLTLPTITAALDGRAIDDGLPADGTLQILWSQVSGPGTVSFGDAGAATTTATFRTAGIYVLRLTARDSALSSSDDVVITVANPASTQPGGIFITGHDPDYHAYRGSNALGSQHIIQRAITYVTWGKANPKILLVTDLRNPNGDQSDPRLGLQAAGFTSYALADYGSGTAGVLDLRTVNFSAYDVVVVASDYGGWLRQDELDILNSRSIELLNFVNAGGGLVAFNESGNRSAGFRVYTGTTRDRFKFIPFVISTVGFNQTEVGIIVTPAGAAMGLTNADLNGNASHSVFQQAGGMDVINVDSRGQFLSLAIRGKNLTPGGIGNNPPVVNAGPDRQVALADTPITVQGNVSDDGFPRNSTVSVAWTQVSGPAPVTFTDPTQATTSVHLSALGTYVLRLTGSDSQLTSSDDVTITVLRDPPPPTMTPTVTATPTATPTPTNTPTPTPTPVPPPPQLAIPGWIAGPTNGTAISGRVPITLLPGMTLADGTLDYWPVDDPSRVTTIATQITGSGTIGTLDTTVLANGAYLIRLRATGADGRTLYSGIQVTVSGEYKPGRVAFSLTDLTVPITGLPITIGRTYDSLERHQVGDFGHGWKLTVGSPKLTVDSAKNVTLTQPGGKRVTFAFTPRSSGGIFGYLYTPAYTPEAGVYGSLTANGCSLLVRSGGQWLCFLAASTDYRPTTYTYTDPYGRVYTMGADGSMRSIKELTGTTLTFSRDGITSSAGNLNVPFVRDAQGRITTVTDPDGNVYRYSYDAAGNLVDVTRPGVATPESYAYDASHLLTSAVDPRRVTVATATYDAQGRLTSDTDAFGNTTRYSYDLATRTTRITLPDGGTAITTFNSAGKLLSETDPLSRTTSFVYDSNLNQIAERNPLGQTTTSTYSTKGHRTSITDPLGNTTRYTYTPYGGVTSLTDPLGQALLISPTANSFPARVMDSLGVLGEATWDARGNVLSRTNGNRHRTTFTYDAVGNVLSETDALSGTTTYSYSLLGLRLSETDALGTTTRSTYDPLGRLLSVTDPLGQVTSYEYDASGNTTAEIDAAGRRTRYEYDATNRLTKVIYPDNTTEQYTYDWRGNRLTETDPAGRITRYEYDAAGQLISTTFTDGAVMQSTVRYSYDATGRPISETDALGHTTTYTYDAAGRVLSITDALGHATTYTYNALGQRVTMTDANGHITRYTYDVRGRLMLTTHPDGTTSRATYDAAGNQVSATDEAGNTTGYRYDAVDRLLAVTNPLGQATSYRYDALGNLTEIADANGHTTGFAYDALQRLTRKTWADGSFEVFGYDVVGNQTSHRLADGQTNTFAYDVVDQLVTATYADGQAVSYTYTPVGERATVTDRRGVTRYAYDYLDRITEIAQPDNRTIRYSYDAAGNRRSLTTAAGTTTYAYDDADRLSSVTDHENATTTYRYDAVGNRTQRSYPNGVVTDYTYDQRDRLIGIMQRNAAQGVIASYTYTLDPVGNRTRVTESDQRTVEWRYNSASQLTSETVRGSSGGLVSQTSYTYDGVGNRLTETVGGQTTAYRYNVLDQVISAGTEQYRYDGRGNLVEIDDGGSVTSYRYDAQDRLTNVTIPGATNASFGYDADGRRVSKTVGGATTNYLWDEVSVYGDVVLETGSSGVLASYVLGDSELVSQTRSGATSYYLADAQGSTRALTDGAGSVTDRYRYTAYGTVEERQGTTVNPYQYTGQQSDAETGLTYLRARYYNPADGHFLSRDPAPVNLRNPIELNRYGYVHGNPINYADPSGLFQVPQPEPKTTTRSGAGGPAGEYAGLLGIIVRIMGALIRLSEEVRCKFQYVTSVIMAVNKDKVGLLILEQIVPKRCIIPIVKYYRKGAGLDETSAHIQAAQDGSYPMLLTFNGLAHADTKNNREEACSYKAKKGLGLKPTNPNKLSCDEYPFASTQQGGADVSIRAVPMTEFRPQGTLMSGFYIRNKMKRGDPFAVIVIP is encoded by the coding sequence ATGCTGAACGGCACTGGAGCCGGGAACTTTGGCTGGCTCTCCTGGACCGGGAAGCAGGACACACCCACGCTGGCGCGCAGCCTGACCCCGCCGGGCGATAGCCAGACCTATGTCAATCCCGACGATCCGCAGGATCACCATCTGTCGCTCGGCGAGTGGGTGCGCGGCACCACCGGCGTTGGCACCAGCAGCGCCGTGCGCCAGGCCCTGGATCAGCGGCTCGCGGTCGAAAGCATCGTGCCAGTCTGGGATACGGCGAGCGGGAGCGGGAGCGGCACGCGCTATCATGTGGTCAGCTTTGCGCGGGTGCAGCTCACCGCGTATCAGTTGCCGGGCCAGCACCGGATCTCGGCGCGCTTCCTGGGCTGGCAGATCTGTGACGATCCCGCCCTGCCGAAGATCAATCAGCCGCCCACGGTAGACGCGGGACCGGATCAGCGCATCGACGACCCCGCAGCCACCGTGGCGCTCACAGGCACCGCAGAGGATGATGGCCTGCCCGCGAACACGGTGGCGCTGACCTGGAGCGTGGTCTCCGGCCCTGGCACCGTGACCGTTGCCGATCCCCAGGCCGCGACGACGACCGCAACATTCAGCGCGCCTGGGGTGTATGAGCTGCGGCTCACCGCCAGCGATGGCGAGGCCGAAGCCAGCGATACCGTGTTGATCGTGCTCCTGCCTGATAATCAGCCGCCGATCGTGGATGCAGGGCCGGATCAGCTCATTCCATCGCCCCTGACGATCTTGCCGCTGATCGGCGAGGTCCGCGACGATGGGCTGCCGACCACCGCCACTCTCAGCGTGCAGTGGGCGCTGGTTGACGGTCCGGGCACGGTCACGTTTGGCACGGTGGATCAGCCGGAGAGCACCGCCGCGTTCAGCGTGCCCGGCGTCTATACGCTGCGGCTGACCGCCGACGATGGTCTGCTCACGGGCGCTGACGAGGTGCAGATCACGGTGGCGCGCCCCACGCCAACGGCGGCGCCCACGGCGACCGCCACCGTCACCCCAACGCCGACCAACACCCCAACGCCGACCAACACCCCAACGCCGACCCCAACCCCCATCAATCAACCTCCGTTTGTCGATGCGGGCGCGGATCAAACCTTGACCCTCCCGACCATCACCGCAGCTCTTGATGGCCGGGCCATCGATGATGGTTTGCCTGCGGACGGAACGTTGCAGATCCTGTGGAGCCAGGTGAGCGGACCGGGAACCGTCAGCTTCGGGGATGCCGGTGCCGCCACGACCACCGCCACCTTCCGTACCGCCGGGATCTATGTGCTCCGGCTGACGGCACGCGACTCGGCCCTGTCAAGCAGTGATGATGTGGTGATCACCGTCGCCAACCCAGCCAGCACGCAACCGGGCGGTATCTTTATCACCGGGCATGATCCCGACTATCACGCCTACAGGGGCTCCAATGCGCTCGGATCTCAGCACATTATCCAGCGGGCGATCACCTATGTGACCTGGGGCAAAGCCAACCCGAAGATCTTGTTGGTCACGGATCTGCGCAATCCGAACGGCGATCAATCTGACCCGCGGCTCGGTCTCCAGGCCGCCGGATTCACCTCCTATGCGCTTGCCGATTATGGGTCTGGGACAGCCGGGGTGCTTGACCTCCGCACCGTGAACTTCAGTGCGTATGATGTCGTAGTCGTCGCCTCCGACTATGGCGGCTGGTTGCGTCAGGACGAGCTCGACATCTTGAATAGTCGGTCGATAGAGCTCTTGAACTTTGTCAACGCGGGCGGCGGTCTGGTGGCGTTCAATGAGTCGGGCAACCGGAGTGCCGGCTTCCGCGTGTACACCGGGACGACTCGGGATCGATTCAAGTTTATCCCCTTTGTGATCAGCACCGTCGGCTTCAATCAGACCGAGGTCGGGATTATCGTGACCCCTGCCGGCGCAGCGATGGGTCTGACCAACGCCGATCTCAATGGTAATGCCTCCCATAGCGTATTTCAGCAGGCCGGCGGCATGGACGTGATTAATGTTGACTCGCGCGGGCAGTTCTTAAGCCTCGCCATCCGCGGAAAAAATCTGACGCCAGGAGGTATCGGCAACAATCCCCCAGTGGTCAACGCCGGGCCGGATCGCCAGGTCGCCCTGGCGGATACGCCGATCACCGTGCAGGGAAACGTCAGTGATGACGGCTTTCCCCGCAACAGTACCGTGTCGGTGGCCTGGACGCAGGTGAGTGGGCCAGCGCCCGTGACCTTTACTGATCCAACCCAGGCAACTACCAGCGTGCATCTGAGCGCGTTAGGCACCTATGTCCTCCGACTCACGGGCAGTGACTCGCAGCTTACCAGTAGCGATGATGTCACGATCACGGTCCTGCGCGATCCACCACCACCAACGATGACCCCAACGGTCACGGCCACGCCAACGGCGACACCCACACCGACCAATACGCCGACGCCCACGCCCACGCCGGTCCCGCCACCGCCGCAGCTTGCGATTCCGGGCTGGATCGCCGGTCCGACGAATGGGACGGCGATCAGCGGGAGGGTGCCGATCACGCTCCTTCCGGGCATGACCCTCGCCGACGGCACGCTCGACTACTGGCCGGTCGACGATCCCAGCCGGGTCACGACGATCGCGACCCAGATCACCGGCAGCGGCACGATCGGCACGCTCGATACGACGGTGCTTGCCAACGGCGCGTATCTCATTCGGCTCCGCGCCACCGGCGCCGATGGTCGCACCCTGTATAGTGGCATTCAGGTGACGGTGAGCGGCGAGTACAAGCCGGGCCGGGTCGCCTTCAGTCTCACCGACCTGACCGTGCCGATTACCGGCCTGCCAATCACGATCGGGCGCACCTACGATAGCCTGGAGCGCCATCAGGTCGGCGACTTTGGGCATGGGTGGAAGCTCACGGTTGGCAGTCCGAAGCTCACGGTGGACAGCGCCAAGAACGTGACGCTGACCCAGCCGGGCGGCAAGCGCGTGACCTTCGCGTTCACGCCACGCTCGTCCGGCGGAATATTTGGCTATCTCTACACCCCGGCCTACACGCCCGAAGCCGGGGTCTATGGGAGCCTCACCGCCAACGGATGTTCGCTGCTCGTGCGCTCCGGTGGGCAATGGCTCTGCTTCCTCGCAGCGTCCACCGACTACCGGCCAACCACCTACACCTACACCGATCCCTATGGTCGGGTGTATACGATGGGCGCGGATGGGTCGATGCGGTCGATCAAGGAGTTGACCGGCACCACGCTGACCTTCAGCCGCGATGGGATCACCAGCAGCGCCGGCAATCTGAACGTGCCGTTTGTGCGCGATGCGCAGGGCCGGATCACCACCGTGACCGATCCCGACGGCAACGTGTATCGCTACAGCTATGATGCGGCAGGGAACCTGGTCGATGTCACGCGGCCCGGCGTTGCGACGCCCGAAAGCTACGCCTACGACGCCAGCCATCTGCTCACCAGCGCCGTCGATCCCCGCCGGGTGACCGTGGCGACGGCCACCTACGATGCCCAGGGACGGTTGACGAGCGATACCGATGCCTTTGGCAACACTACACGGTATAGCTATGATCTCGCCACCCGCACGACCCGGATCACGCTGCCGGATGGCGGCACGGCGATCACGACCTTCAATAGTGCGGGCAAGCTCCTCAGCGAGACCGATCCGCTCAGCCGGACAACCAGCTTTGTCTACGACAGCAATCTCAACCAGATTGCGGAGCGCAATCCGCTGGGCCAGACCACCACATCCACGTATAGTACCAAGGGTCATCGCACCTCCATCACCGACCCGCTCGGCAACACCACCCGCTACACCTATACGCCCTACGGCGGCGTGACCAGCCTGACCGATCCGCTGGGGCAGGCGCTGTTGATTAGCCCGACCGCCAACTCGTTCCCTGCCCGCGTGATGGATAGCCTGGGCGTGCTCGGCGAGGCCACCTGGGATGCGCGGGGCAATGTGTTGAGTCGCACGAATGGCAATCGGCATCGCACAACGTTCACCTACGATGCTGTTGGCAACGTACTGAGCGAAACCGACGCGCTCAGCGGCACCACGACCTACAGCTACAGCCTGCTGGGGCTGCGGCTCAGCGAGACGGATGCCCTCGGCACTACGACGCGCTCGACGTACGACCCGCTGGGCCGGCTGCTGAGTGTGACCGATCCGCTGGGGCAGGTCACAAGCTACGAGTACGACGCGAGCGGCAACACCACGGCCGAGATCGATGCCGCTGGTCGCCGCACCCGCTATGAGTACGACGCCACCAATCGCCTGACGAAGGTCATCTATCCCGACAATACCACCGAGCAATACACCTACGACTGGCGCGGCAACCGCTTGACCGAAACCGACCCGGCGGGGCGAATCACCCGCTACGAGTATGATGCCGCCGGACAGCTCATCAGCACCACGTTCACCGACGGCGCGGTGATGCAGAGCACCGTGCGTTACAGCTACGACGCGACGGGGCGTCCGATCAGTGAGACCGATGCGCTCGGTCACACCACCACCTACACCTACGATGCCGCTGGTCGCGTGCTGTCGATCACCGATGCGCTTGGGCACGCCACCACCTACACCTACAACGCGCTGGGCCAGCGCGTCACGATGACCGACGCCAACGGGCATATCACCCGCTACACCTACGATGTGCGCGGTCGCTTAATGCTGACGACCCATCCCGACGGCACCACCAGCCGCGCGACGTATGACGCCGCTGGCAATCAGGTGAGCGCGACCGATGAGGCGGGCAACACGACCGGCTACCGCTACGATGCCGTGGATCGGCTGCTGGCGGTGACCAATCCGCTCGGTCAGGCGACCAGCTACCGCTATGATGCGCTGGGCAACCTGACCGAGATCGCCGATGCCAACGGCCATACCACCGGCTTCGCCTACGATGCGCTCCAGCGGCTCACGAGAAAGACCTGGGCGGATGGATCGTTCGAGGTGTTTGGCTACGATGTCGTGGGCAACCAGACCAGCCATCGCCTGGCGGACGGGCAGACCAATACGTTCGCCTACGATGTGGTGGACCAGTTGGTCACGGCAACCTACGCCGACGGGCAAGCCGTCAGCTACACCTACACGCCGGTCGGCGAGCGGGCAACCGTGACCGACCGCCGGGGCGTCACCCGCTACGCCTACGATTACCTGGATCGGATCACCGAGATTGCGCAGCCCGATAACCGGACGATTCGCTACAGCTACGACGCGGCGGGCAATCGGCGCTCGCTGACCACGGCGGCGGGTACGACCACCTACGCCTATGACGACGCCGATCGCCTCAGCAGCGTGACCGATCACGAGAATGCGACGACCACCTATCGCTATGATGCGGTCGGCAACCGCACGCAGCGCAGCTATCCGAATGGCGTGGTGACCGACTACACCTACGACCAGCGCGACCGCCTGATCGGCATCATGCAGCGGAACGCCGCGCAGGGGGTGATCGCATCCTACACCTACACGCTCGATCCGGTCGGCAACCGCACGCGAGTCACCGAAAGTGACCAGCGCACCGTCGAGTGGCGCTACAACAGTGCCTCCCAACTCACGAGTGAGACCGTCCGTGGAAGCAGCGGCGGGCTCGTCTCGCAGACCAGCTACACCTACGACGGCGTGGGCAACCGGCTGACCGAGACGGTAGGCGGTCAAACCACCGCGTACCGCTACAACGTGCTGGATCAGGTCATTTCGGCGGGGACTGAGCAGTATCGCTACGACGGGCGCGGCAACCTGGTCGAGATCGACGACGGCGGCAGCGTCACCAGCTACCGCTACGACGCGCAGGATCGCCTGACGAACGTCACCATCCCCGGCGCGACCAACGCCAGCTTCGGCTATGATGCCGATGGTCGTCGCGTCAGCAAGACGGTCGGCGGTGCTACCACGAACTACCTGTGGGATGAAGTTTCAGTCTACGGCGACGTGGTCCTCGAAACCGGCAGCAGTGGCGTGTTAGCAAGCTACGTCCTCGGCGATTCGGAGTTGGTGTCGCAGACTCGGTCGGGTGCCACCAGCTACTACCTGGCCGATGCCCAGGGCAGCACGCGCGCCCTGACGGATGGCGCGGGCAGTGTGACCGACCGTTACCGCTACACCGCGTATGGCACGGTGGAGGAGCGGCAGGGGACGACGGTCAATCCCTACCAGTACACGGGGCAGCAGTCCGACGCGGAGACCGGGCTGACCTACCTGCGCGCCCGGTACTACAATCCAGCAGACGGACACTTCTTGAGTCGCGATCCGGCGCCGGTCAATCTCCGCAACCCGATCGAGCTGAACCGCTACGGCTACGTGCATGGCAACCCCATCAACTACGCCGATCCGTCCGGCCTCTTCCAGGTTCCTCAACCAGAGCCGAAAACTACTACCCGCTCGGGCGCTGGTGGGCCTGCCGGAGAATATGCGGGCTTGCTGGGGATCATCGTCCGTATTATGGGAGCGCTGATTCGACTAAGTGAGGAAGTCAGGTGTAAATTCCAGTACGTCACCAGTGTCATCATGGCGGTGAACAAGGATAAAGTCGGTCTGTTGATATTAGAGCAGATCGTACCAAAACGATGCATCATTCCGATCGTCAAGTATTATCGCAAAGGTGCGGGACTGGACGAGACGTCAGCGCATATTCAAGCTGCGCAAGATGGGAGCTATCCAATGCTGCTCACCTTTAATGGCCTCGCACACGCAGATACAAAAAACAATCGTGAGGAGGCATGTTCGTATAAGGCCAAGAAGGGGCTTGGTCTCAAACCGACCAATCCCAACAAACTCTCGTGTGACGAGTATCCATTCGCATCAACTCAGCAAGGCGGCGCGGATGTATCCATACGTGCCGTGCCGATGACGGAATTCAGACCTCAGGGAACTTTGATGAGCGGATTCTACATAAGGAACAAGATGAAGCGAGGCGATCCCTTCGCTGTGATTGTTATCCCGTAA
- a CDS encoding helix-turn-helix domain-containing protein produces the protein MADDHEQVSSLGAWIRRRREALGLTHIAVAHCVGCAAVTIRNLEANVRRPARHIALRLARCLDLPPNVRDLFLQVARGELPISRLPAPRTGLDVAPPLPTGEPPDAEGGSLGSWLRHRREALGLSQADLARCVDCPDVTIRNLETDVARPSRQIAERLARCLAIPPDELDRFLQLARGDLSVPPVPAPRTDLDASPPLPTGEPPDAEGGSLGAWLRRRREALGLSHADLARCVDCADVTIRNLEADVEPLRRRIALRLARCLAIPPNELDRFLQVAAGQRPVAHLLAPHAGLDTSRPRPRQESSPGGGVPTDPAIHVVRIPQAPAPVILSGQVRDAHGQGLAQQSVHLRAARGSVSVFQTTDATGAFRVEVPPGTYHIDLSGSLRTSTWQTASGRYRLSTDARHLAPLTVRENTTLDLVLPFKRLMVHVEDSLGLPVAGAQIETHRLKIDQLSLGILSVSGSSFYVAPETVTNAAGDVVLWLFPTPPGQSYTLTVTPPAGIPFAIFRVPNITVTSDTSTIIILQYDAGGSGP, from the coding sequence ATGGCCGATGATCATGAGCAGGTGTCGTCGCTGGGCGCGTGGATTCGTCGGCGGCGGGAAGCGCTGGGTCTCACCCACATCGCCGTCGCCCACTGTGTGGGCTGTGCAGCCGTCACGATCCGCAACCTGGAGGCCAATGTGCGGCGTCCCGCGCGCCACATCGCGCTGCGCCTTGCCCGTTGCCTGGACCTCCCCCCGAATGTGCGCGATCTGTTTCTCCAGGTGGCGCGTGGCGAACTCCCCATATCTCGCTTACCGGCTCCGCGCACGGGCCTGGACGTTGCTCCACCGCTTCCGACCGGGGAGCCACCAGATGCGGAGGGTGGTTCGCTGGGATCGTGGCTCCGCCACCGCCGCGAGGCGCTCGGTTTGTCCCAAGCCGACCTCGCCCGGTGCGTGGACTGCCCCGACGTCACGATCCGCAACCTGGAGACGGACGTTGCGCGTCCATCGCGCCAGATCGCCGAGCGCCTCGCGAGGTGTCTCGCGATTCCACCGGACGAGCTTGACCGGTTTCTCCAACTGGCGCGTGGCGACCTCTCCGTACCACCCGTACCGGCTCCGCGCACGGACCTGGACGCTTCTCCACCGCTTCCGACCGGGGAGCCACCAGATGCAGAGGGTGGTTCGCTGGGCGCGTGGCTCCGCCGCCGCCGCGAGGCGCTCGGTTTGTCCCACGCCGACCTCGCCCGGTGCGTGGACTGCGCCGACGTCACGATCCGCAACTTGGAGGCGGATGTGGAGCCTCTCCGACGGCGGATCGCCCTGCGCCTGGCGCGGTGTCTCGCGATTCCACCGAACGAGCTTGACCGGTTTCTCCAGGTCGCCGCTGGCCAACGCCCCGTGGCGCACCTACTGGCTCCGCACGCGGGCCTGGATACCTCCCGACCACGGCCCCGTCAGGAATCATCGCCTGGTGGCGGCGTGCCTACCGACCCCGCCATCCATGTCGTGCGGATTCCCCAAGCCCCGGCCCCGGTGATCCTTAGCGGTCAGGTGAGGGATGCCCACGGCCAGGGGCTGGCGCAGCAAAGCGTGCATCTCCGCGCGGCCCGTGGTTCCGTGTCCGTCTTCCAGACCACCGATGCCACGGGCGCGTTTCGCGTCGAGGTGCCGCCTGGGACGTACCACATCGACCTGTCCGGGTCGCTCAGGACAAGCACCTGGCAGACCGCGTCGGGGCGCTACCGTCTCTCCACCGATGCGCGGCACCTGGCACCCCTCACCGTGCGGGAGAACACCACGCTGGATCTGGTGCTGCCCTTCAAACGTCTGATGGTCCACGTCGAGGACTCCCTCGGCCTGCCCGTTGCCGGAGCCCAGATTGAGACCCACCGGCTCAAGATCGATCAGCTCTCCCTGGGCATCCTGTCGGTCAGCGGGTCTTCCTTTTATGTGGCGCCCGAGACAGTCACGAACGCGGCAGGCGACGTGGTGCTGTGGCTCTTCCCGACTCCCCCTGGTCAGAGCTACACCTTGACCGTTACCCCGCCTGCGGGCATCCCGTTTGCGATCTTCCGCGTGCCAAATATTACGGTGACCAGCGACACCTCCACGATCATCATTCTCCAGTATGATGCGGGCGGGTCCGGTCCCTGA
- a CDS encoding dihydrofolate reductase family protein, whose product MALSVLYMSMSLDGSIADPADRLGGDDGNRLHHWALNPDGESFRSSWPAGHFVDDINATGAVLAGRRTVEIVDYWGGNHHGVPIFVVSHRPPGPSAANYPLVTYVADGIASAMAQAKAAAGERNVLVHGAYTAQRAIEAGVQDELQIHQIPVLLGGGRRLFEELPSRAALAIVRVIDTPEATHIRSRVRR is encoded by the coding sequence ATGGCTCTCTCAGTCCTTTACATGTCAATGTCCCTCGACGGCTCCATCGCCGACCCCGCCGATCGGCTCGGCGGCGACGATGGCAACCGGCTGCACCACTGGGCGCTTAACCCGGACGGCGAGTCCTTCCGGTCGTCCTGGCCGGCTGGGCATTTCGTCGACGACATCAACGCGACCGGCGCAGTCCTCGCGGGCCGGCGGACGGTCGAGATCGTCGATTACTGGGGCGGGAACCATCATGGCGTCCCGATCTTCGTGGTCAGTCACCGGCCGCCCGGCCCGTCCGCCGCGAACTACCCGCTGGTGACCTACGTGGCCGATGGGATCGCCAGCGCGATGGCCCAGGCCAAGGCCGCCGCCGGGGAGCGCAATGTGCTGGTGCATGGCGCGTACACGGCGCAGCGGGCGATCGAGGCCGGCGTGCAGGACGAGCTACAGATCCACCAGATCCCGGTGCTGCTCGGTGGTGGTCGTCGGCTGTTCGAGGAGTTGCCGTCGCGCGCCGCGCTGGCGATCGTCCGGGTGATCGACACGCCGGAGGCCACGCATATCCGCTCCCGCGTCCGCCGCTGA